AGTGTCAGAATGGAGCTTTGGATAGAGAAAATCTTGAAAcggaataaagatataaagagagagaaacaaagacagaCATTCTTTGCAAACATGATGCCCTTTAAAAGGAACGTATGGATTACATTCTCATAGAGGAAAACGCACAAACACAACAGCATTCAAGGGATTTCCTCCTACCAAATTGTCTCCGGTCCCTTAATTGTGTTTAAGCCTTGCTGAGTACTTTGTTTACGGTCCCTAGTACAGTGATTTGCATCCCCCTCTCTGGGTGGCTGTTGGTGGGGGCCGGCAGCTGTCTCAGTCCGACTCTGGCTGGGGAAGGTAAGAGATCTTTgccttgttctttgaaaagatccaGGAGGGAAATGTTGAATGCCTATGAGGGTCGGGGCTGGGGGGGTGGGCATAGATATAATTCATACATTGAAGACTTTCAGAAAAGTTCTCCAAACTTAAAGGAGTCTCCTAAAGCCATGTACTTTACAAAGAAATACAGagatttcctctctctcctgaaaAGAAAAGACTTGCAAAAATAAGACTGGTTGCATGTGGATAAAATTTTGCATTTGGGGGCAGGTGTCCCTGAAGGGATTCCCAGGGGTGTCCACTAGCTTATAGGCATAGAATGGAAGGGGGAATAAACATTCAAAGGCATCAGGCATACATCACTAGGAATTCTCTTTGAATTTCAATTTGAAGAAGTAAAGCTAGTTAAAGCCAGCCTGTGTCAGTGGTTATAATAATAGGTATTTTCTGATGCAATTGCCACTTTACCTCAAATTTTTATACTTCTTTGAATTTATCAATAGAAATCATCGGTTGTGTACTTAAGAGTCTGAAGATGTATATGTAGGCAGAGGCAGACACAGGAGACTTAGGGTGAAGGAGAATTAGGGTGAGCGAGTCACCTGAAGCCTGCCAGGGCTGAAGCAAGCTTTGCTGTTAGAAGTAATGACAGATCTGCCCACGATCCCCAGGCACAGATACATTCACTGTGCCTCACTGTAGATTCAGCCAAGGGCTCCTCTCAAGAGGTTCCGTTCATTTACCTTTAGCTTTGGTAACAGGGAATCATGATTTTCAACAGAATCAGGTGATACTCAGAGCTTCGGTGGAATAATTGACCTAATTTGGGGGGAAAGTGGCCCATATTAGGAAGCAGAGCAGAATTGCTCCCGAAGGTCAGAGTTCACAGGTGGGAAGATTGCTCTTTTAAGGAGTTTCTCAAGAACCTCCAGTTTTTGTAGCCAGTGGCTCCCAATCTCCTTGTCTTCCCGGGGCAATTTTAGCAGGTTCTGAGATGCCCTGGTTCTAAGTATCCCTGATCTTCAACACCAAGTGACAAAGTGACAGGACTCCTTGGGGATGATGGCTCTGTCCCTTTAGGTGCCACATTTTAAGAGGGGGAGGATGGTGACCGAGATCCTCCAGGTACTTGCCACAGGCTGGGCTCACCTAACTCAGCCAGGCTTTAGGGACGTTTCAACTTTAGTTTTTGAAATGATGAAGCCTTATCCCTGGCTTTCTTTCTAGAAGAAAAGGACTTCTGATCCCTCCTCCTCTGGGACAAAATCACCATGGTATCATTACTAGCTGAGGCTGGAAAGAATGTGCTAttataaaatggaagtaaaatgTTTGAGAACATCCAAGCCCTTTGCCGGCAGTTAGCGAAATCTAACAATCTGaaacaaggaaaacaaatctCTTCCAAGATTTCATTTGGACTTGTAGATTCACTGTATTAATTAAAAGGAGTTATTAACACTTGTACAGATTAAAAATTAGGGGTAGATAACTTTCAGCTACAAAACTATAGAACAAACTTATGATAGTCTCccagtattcatttttttttcctcaaaaaggCAATGTGGGGCTTTATGTAtctcaaatactttaaaatttcaaatagctTGTCTGTAAGAAAGCATAACTCTATAAGGCCATTTATTGAGGTGGGAAATAGACTTGTAACTTTATTGTTTGAGAGTACGATGTGTCAATGTGATAGATGCTTGAATGTTTAAAATACCTCGCTCCTTAAAGTGGGCCAAGGAACAGCAGCCTCAGGGGAGGTAGGGAGCTTGTTACAGActgactgaatcagaatctccattTAACAAGCTCCACAGGTGATTTATGTATCCATTAAAGACTAGGGTTCAAACCAAGGGTTTCTTTCCTACTGTGTGACCTTTGTCAgagtacttaacctctctgagcctctgttacTTTATTTTGTAGTCAACTAGTGAGAATTAATGTTAATGGTGGCATTTGTTAAATGGTGCCATGCCCACGGTAGTAATAGGTACTCTGTAAATGGCAGCAATGATGATGACCAAGCATTCCCCAAGTTACTAACCTCCTCGTATAAGCTGTCAGCAATTCTGTTTAAATCAAGATGACTAGTTTCCCCCCTTAACCAAAAACATCTGTGTCTCCCATCCTCCTTCCTAAATAAATTAACATCAAACAAGTGGGATTGTAAGCGTCATATGACCATCACACACATGACAGGGAAAACCTAGGAATATGGATTTTTGCTGGCTTAGAGGCTGAGTTCAGCTGCCCAGTGACTTCACAGCTGTTCCTGCCACCCTAGCGTGTCTGCCCCCTCGGCTCTGTCCCCTCAGCTGGGCCTGCAACGCTGACTCTGggattttcttataaaaatgccTGATGGACGGGAGGAAGATCTGGAGGTTGGCTGGGGAAAGAATGAGTCATTCAAATTCACAAAGCAGTCTGCTTAGTAAATGCTGcgagagaaataaaagtaaaagctgGCTCCTGTCTCTAGAGACTCTGTAGAAATGATTCTGACTTATCATGTCACTGAGCAGAGTTGGGGGAAGCCAAAATCTGCTGGCAAGGAAAAGaacgaaaggaaaaaaaaaaaaaaatgtcagggaGGGGCAAACCCGAGGGGGAgggaataaaaagagagagggagggaaagacaaGCGTCATTTAGGAACAGAGGTAGCCTGAGAGAAGCAAAGAGCTCCGGATCCCAAACCAACCCATGCAGTAAAGTATTTttacatcttttcttttccccagaagAGATCCCTGACCTGTCATTTCATTGACAGCCGGGTTGTTCCAGGCTCTTTCCCAGAAGTTGAACGAAGAAGCTCCTGTTGCTGTTTCTTCCCTTCCAAGTCAAGTGGTTTCCCTGGTAATGGACTGCCTCTCTCCGAGGTACGTGCAAGTTGTCTGGGGGTAGATCTTCATTTTCAGATTAGCTCAATCACAGCTTTGGGgtgaagtttttttttcagaCATAGTTTCAAATATCCTTTAACTGGCTCAGCCAGTATTTAGGGTATCATTGGACAACAGTGATTAATTTGTTTGGTTATTAAAAATGACACGTAAGTAGACAGCCCTAATATTTAGTTTCATTGCTCAGAGAGTGATATTTTAATctgccagggtgggaggagaacCAGTGGGGTTTGATTTGGGGTTGAATTTGTTTGTAGTAGATGCTTAATATAGTCAAAGAATGAATCTCATTGAAATGGTCTCAAGTATCGTCTTTTAAACTCGGTAACTGCAACTGCTTAACTATTCACCAACTAGACAGCTTCTTGAGAATGGAAGGCAGGGACTTAATATGTCTGAGCAGCAGACAGGAATTGTCACTGATTTCTCCTAGACAGCATTTCAACCAGATGCTTTGGATCAAACGTTTCACGTTTTGTCCTGAAATTTTCAGGTTCAAAATatttaggggatggacacgtttgaagctctgactcaggggggtggggggaggcaagggaaatatatgtaacttaaacttttgtacccccacaatatgctgaaataagaaaaaaagctgaTAAATTGACCtcagcttactgtaacttttttactttataaactttaaaaatttaaaaaatatatatatttaggaagaGGCACAGCAACAAGTTTTATACACAAGGgcatggagaaaaatgaatttgTAAACTTTTGCAAAAGTCTAGCATGCTTATTTGTTTAAGCATGCCATAGTATACATAATATTGAAATTCCTTGTTGATTAATAGAAAATTTGTGAATTGACAACTAATTGTCCTAgcacttgattttatttttaacaggacAAAGCACAAAATTATATCCTATGAAGttgttgaattcttttttcttatttttctcttttcaaatgtaCATGGTCATATTTCAGATCACAAATCCTCACCTCATTGTCAATGAATATTTTGCTGAACTGCCCGCCCACAATGGTGGACTAGAAAGGTCCCAGGGCGCAGGTGTTTAATAGTAACACAATGGACTTGTTGGCTGTCAGTTGATGGAGAAGAACATAATTTGTTGCTGGCTACTTGTCTTGACATGGATTTTGTGGGCAGTGGATGGGCGATAGTTTGGAAAGAATGCATGTTATGCCCGGCAAGACTGGCAGAGTCTAAGTTGCTATGAGTTGTGGAAGTAACTGTGCGAAATATTGTTTATAACATATTCTCCTCTTGAAATGAGGCCGTCTTTGGATTAGGATTCAGGCTTTTCTGTGTGTTTAGGGGAAAGAGAAGCAATAGACAAAGCGGAAAAGcttgtaaaacatttttgtagACTGCCAGGGTATATTAAACACTGTAAAGTGCTTCCTGCTTTTTATGTCTTCCCTTTCTTTATGCTCATCTGCTTCATCTTTCTTAATTTTTGGCTCAATGCAAAGAGAATGCAACCAATTAGGGAAAAGAGTCAAGGTGATTTTTAAATGCATCTGTCTCCCCGGTTTTTCATTCCTGCTTGCAGGGCTTATTCTGATATGTTTAGCTGACGTCTCCTGTCTTCTCCGCAGCTTCTACCCTCGAGACATTCTCCAGATCTAAGTCTGCAAACCCAGCTAGGAAGAGTCACCATTATAAAAATGACTGAAGAGCCCATAAAAGAGATCCTGGGAGCCCCAAAGGCACCCATGCTCGTGACGCCGGAGAAGAACCCCAAGAGTGAAGTAGTGGTCCCCACAGTGCCCCTGGTCAGCGAGATTCAGCTGATGGCCGCGACAGGGGGCGCGGAGCTCTCCTGCTACCGCTGCATCATCCCCTTCGCCGTGGTCGTCTTCATCGCCGGCGTCGTGGTCACCGCGGTGGCGTACAGCTTCAATTCCCACGGCTCCATCATCTCCATCTTTGGCCTGGTTGTTCTGTCATCTGGACTTTTTCTATTAGCCTCCAGCGCCCTGTGCTGGAAGGTGAGACAAAGGAGCAAGAAGGCCAAGAGACGGGAGAGTCAGACAGCTCTCGTGGCAAATCAGAGAAGCTTGTTTGCTTGAGACTGAATGAGACCCAGCGGGCTACGTGGCCCCAAACACCTGCTCTAACTTTGTCAGCCGTGGCACCCAGAACCATCAAGGGAGACAGCTGACTTGGTATCGGAGCAGACGAGaagaactgggggtggggagggggtggaggggtttCTCCTTTGAGAGAAATGACTCGTAACTTCTTTAATGACAAACTTAACCCTAAGGGCTATTTCTAAGACTGAAAAATCAGCTTTCTCTTTACGTTAAACATTTTTGGGGGTCATAGGAGGTGCACAGCATTAGACAGCAATTGGTTCACCCTGGAAAGTTGctgagaaaagataagaaaaataacaggCTAGTCCTGACACACCAGACACCTGCCTCCAAAAGAAATAACCCCTACTCTTTAGAAGTTGTATCATAAAAAGGTTTCTGCCAAGGGTCTAAATTTCTCTGGACTTTGCATACTCCTATGAAAttctgtgataattttttttcaataagttGATTTTTCTggcatctgtttttatttttcactttcagtaacTCATCACTGGTGGTACTTTATCTTGAAgaataaactaatattttttatgttttaacattAGACCATTTTAGGTGTTTGTAATGATGtatcagaagggaaaaaaagtcaaagttaTAGCTAATAGATGATGTTGGGggctaaattaatattaaaataatccagTATAGCAAGCACTTttgatgatttttatataaaaggtaaatgtacatttaattcaaaataataaatactcattGCTGCTGAAACTTCTTAAATGGTTGTTtctgttgtagttatttttattgcagTTCCAAATTGCCCATCTTTGTTTGTCTCATTTGCAAGTTCTCAATTGTACTTCTCACAAATGGGCATGTTGCTTCTTCTTAACTTTactcaagatttttatttttatcatattttctcaTTACTTCTGAAGAATAGTATTAATTATGTTTACTATATTCTAAAGGATTTCCCTGACATAATTATTAGGAAATCAACACCTGGGTCAGGGATTTTATAATGTCCCATTAAATGtgcattacatttttattgactCAGTCATTAATTATTTGCTTAACATGTTTCTAAGTACGAACTATATGCCAGACATCATGTAGATTCTCAGGCTGCTTACTCAGTTAGTTCTGTTGCAACGCAAATAAGGTTACAGCTTGAATTCTTCTGTGGACATTGAGCTATTCCATAGCTAGGACTCTACCCCATGACTCCAGCCAGAAATGTTCCTCATCCATGTAGTTTAAACCACATTAAACTAAAGCATGAAGATAGGCATGTGGCATTTCTTAAaacttggaaaaaacaaaaccaaaaaagcctAGCATAGCACATTCATTGACAGGCCTTTTATTCAGGAATTTAATTAAACATGGCAGCAGCCTTCTGGCACTGACTACTCCCTGGAGTTCATGTAGTTTGGGTAAGTGGAAGCACCTTAATGAATTTGGAGGTCAGATAGTGGCATGCGCAGATCAACATTCCTCCCAACCAAATGCAAGCAAGTGTATAGGACTGCGTTCATTTCAATGCACGTTAGTCTGCTTTTTCTGCTCAAAGATAATCAAAGGCTCCCATTGTTTTGTGAAGAAATTTCTCAGGCAAGATTCAAGTTCCTCCAGTTTGAACCAAACAAATGTACCCAGCTTTCATTCTCATTCTAACCCCCAAAGGGACTTACAAGTTAGCCAGATGAGGCTATTCACCATTCCTGCACTGGGCCCTGGTATTCTTGCCTCTATATCTGTTCAAActtgcattttctctcttttataataCCATCGTTTCCTCCATCTCAATCTCCCCAAATCCCGCTTCTCCTCAGCACCCCAGCTCAAACTCTACCTCTTCCTGGAAGCCTTCTCTTTCATCTGAAAGTGGCCTTTCGAAagtcattatttgttttctgttagcACCTCTTATGTTTTATTGTGTTGGTGGTATAAATGTTTTATCCAAATATTCTTGGAAGTGTGTGATATAACTTCTTTTTAACTCCAAGGTGATGCCTAATATAATGTCTTGCACAGATTAGGTACTCAGTAAGTACCTAATTGGGGCGGTAAATGAACCATAGAATGAAAAATCAGAGAATAACTGGTTTATCCAAAATTAGAGTTCATTCTAATCTCCTTAAAAATGGTTTAGTTCTCAACCCTCTCCCATATGGGTCATTCCACCCGATCATGCCTGCACTATAAGCACCCTGTCTAGGTGAGTACTTACTCCCTCTGTACCTCTTCAACCAGATCGGCCCTTCGAAATGCTTGGAAAGCAAACGCAGTGATTATTTCTGGCCACCAGGGGGCCTCATGCTGCTACTTGAGTCCCCACAAAATACATTCATATACAGTACTATGAAAAGACTTAAGCTGTAATTACTGAAATAGGATCATCTCTCTCCCAGATGTGAGGAGTTGGAGGAGATTCTTTATTTAGCCCACCTCTACCCACTACCCTAAGCCACTTCACACTGGCTATCTTGGGGTTCTCCCAGTACGGGAAGGACTTGCCTTGTCTAGGGAGCCTCTAGTTACATTAAGAGGTACAAACCGTTGCAAAGCTATAAAGGCACAGAGACAGTCCTGCACActgtgaatcccagctccacaagGAGAAAATACCCAGACTTGAATTATGAATTATCACAATTATCTCACAGCATGTCTTTATTGGGCAAGGTCTATCTTTACAAGTGGTCCTATTATGTACAAAGAAGCAGGtgttaaatgaatacatatacaGCATGCATGCgtaaatgtattaaaaagataATCTAGCCTCATCCTGGAACATCAGAAACCAGCTGTATCACTTGTTAGGATTCCCCCTAAACCCACACATCCCAGAGTACACAGAAACAACTTTTAACCTGACCCTAGTCAGTGAGAACCACAGCTGCCTGGCGGCTTTGCTCTCCCCACCTTACTGTTTTGGCTAATCTAGGGAATCTCACCACGGAAGGAGGTCATGTGGATAGTGCAGGTGGCTAAGGCCAGAAGATAAACCCAGGAGTGCCAGTTCACGAATCCTCAAACCTACTTATTTTACCCCCTCCGCCCTGAAAGAGAGAGAGTGGGGGAGATGGggagacgagagagagagaggatagatagatagataattgATAGATACATGAATAATAGACAGATGATAGTTATCCTGATCTCTTGGGAAGTAATTATAGTTTTGAACTTGCAAGATCTTGATATCGTAGCACTTACAGTGTA
The Eulemur rufifrons isolate Redbay chromosome 9, OSU_ERuf_1, whole genome shotgun sequence DNA segment above includes these coding regions:
- the TMEM100 gene encoding transmembrane protein 100, which produces MTEEPIKEILGAPKAPMLVTPEKNPKSEVVVPTVPLVSEIQLMAATGGAELSCYRCIIPFAVVVFIAGVVVTAVAYSFNSHGSIISIFGLVVLSSGLFLLASSALCWKVRQRSKKAKRRESQTALVANQRSLFA